The Montipora foliosa isolate CH-2021 chromosome 14, ASM3666993v2, whole genome shotgun sequence genome window below encodes:
- the LOC137984656 gene encoding uncharacterized protein produces MAGGKDASKTVSEEQLLEIHPDEDNGEMSGEDGSNTSAMSCQAQASDSNVSLSPADVQLLSSAILTLSKKIDKFEDLPSQGKGKGKGKRPRDDREQQHDLPAKKPAKDSSSSSSALESEETEDIQALMNKVAGDDGDIDEEDDEEEDDILADLEKEYASEDMTGKNINSPQLAKLLSKMFRNRLPDKLLKEKLERQARPENCETAKPTRVNPGIWRKLREPTQKRDLQMYKIQQALVKGIIPIARLTDLSMTDKKGLDQDGVKQIKQFGLDALSLLTHVNYELNMQRKQLMKPDIGRDYASLCSPHVPFTDWLFGDDLQKQLKDIGDVNKIGAKVQGHRGPHRPSTGYANNNNSKGSYSNRNNSKNSKGQTFRPWRHKDHQKSNTNNKRAAQ; encoded by the coding sequence ATGGCCGGAGGGAAAGACGCATCCAAAACTGTTAGCGAAGAGCAGTTATTGGAAATCCACCCGGACGAAGACAACGGCGAAATGTCCGGAGAAGATGGATCGAACACCAGTGCCATGTCGTGCCAGGCACAAGCAAGCGACTCGAACGTTTCGTTGTCGCCGGCTGATGTACAGCTCCTGTCGTCAGCAATACTCACTTTGTCGAAGAAAATAGACAAATTCGAGGACCTCCCTTCTCAAGGGAAAGGGAAAGGCAAAGGAAAAAGGCCGAGGGATGATCGAGAACAGCAACACGATCTTCCCGCCAAAAAGCCCGCGAAGGACAGCTCGAGCTCCTCGAGCGCTTTAGAGAGCGAAGAAACCGAAGATATTCAGGCTCTCATGAACAAAGTAGCGGGGGATGACGGCGATATTGATGAGGAAGACGATGAAGAGGAGGACGATATTCTGGCGGATTTAGAGAAGGAGTACGCCTCCGAAGACATGACGGGCAAAAATATTAACAGCCCACAGCTCGCCAAACTTCTTAGCAAGATGTTTCGCAACCGGCTTCCAGACAAATTgctgaaagaaaaacttgaacGCCAAGCTAGACCGGAAAATTGCGAAACTGCTAAACCCACAAGAGTTAACCCGGGCATTTGGCGCAAGCTTCGCGAACCCACTCAGAAGCGGGATTTGCAGATGTATAAAATTCAACAAGCCCTCGTTAAAGGAATTATTCCAATTGCTCGCTTGACTGATCTGTCCATGACAGATAAGAAAGGCTTAGACCAGGACGGGGTTAAACAGATCAAACAATTTGGTCTCGACGCCTTATCCTTACTAACGCATGTAAACTACGAACTTAACATGCAACGGAAGCAATTGATGAAGCCTGATATCGGCAGGGACTATGCCTCTCTCTGCTCACCTCACGTGCCGTTCACCGACTGGCTGTTTGGAGATGACCTCCAGAAACAGCTGAAGGACATCGGAGATGTCAACAAAATTGGTGCCAAAGTTCAAGGTCACAGAGGTCCTCACAGGCCCTCGACTGGCTATGCCAATAACAACAACTCTAAAGGGTCTTACTCTAACCGAAACAATTCAAAAAACTCGAAGGGCCAAACCTTCCGGCCTTGGCGACACAAGGACCACCAGAAGTCCAACACCAACAACAAGAGGGCAGCTCAGTAG